Proteins found in one Candidatus Polarisedimenticolia bacterium genomic segment:
- a CDS encoding UvrB/UvrC motif-containing protein: MKCSNCGEREGVVSLTQVKEGEVHTSSLCAECAAEKGIETGFAMADTPLGGFLAKLGESADPDAPLQAALETRCPGCNATLRDFRESGRVGCAECYAAFDAPLRELLRRLHGSTHHTGMQYEQTAAGSPVRIEAGKTDLELREQLRRAVEREQFELAAELRDRLKDRE; the protein is encoded by the coding sequence ATGAAATGCAGCAATTGCGGCGAGCGGGAAGGCGTCGTCAGCCTCACTCAGGTGAAGGAGGGCGAGGTGCACACCTCGAGCCTCTGCGCCGAGTGCGCCGCCGAGAAGGGCATCGAGACCGGATTCGCCATGGCCGACACGCCGCTGGGCGGGTTTCTGGCCAAACTGGGCGAAAGCGCCGATCCCGATGCGCCGCTGCAGGCTGCGCTGGAAACCCGTTGCCCCGGCTGCAACGCCACGCTGCGCGATTTCCGGGAGAGCGGCCGCGTCGGATGCGCCGAGTGCTACGCCGCGTTCGACGCCCCGCTGCGCGAGCTGCTGCGACGGCTCCACGGCTCCACGCATCACACCGGGATGCAGTATGAACAGACAGCCGCGGGTTCGCCGGTCCGGATCGAGGCCGGAAAGACCGATCTCGAGCTCCGGGAGCAGCTCCGTCGCGCGGTCGAGCGGGAACAGTTCGAGCTCGCGGCCGAGCTGCGCGACCGGTTGAAGGACCGCGAATGA
- a CDS encoding ABC transporter ATP-binding protein yields MSAILEARDLRKAYRGGDGGTIEVLRGIDFAVETGEFVAVTGESGSGKSTLLHLLGALDLPTSGQVRLGGTAYDEFDPSGLAELRNRRIGFVFQFHHLLRDFTAEENVALPLQIAGSPPSRALARARDLLGSVGLGARSRHLPAQLSGGEQQRAAVARALAVQPALLLADEPSGNLDEQNAEQLHALFSGLARQFQTAMVIVTHNRSLAGRADRVLTLSEGVLAPALGYGAEVLPG; encoded by the coding sequence ATGAGCGCCATCCTTGAAGCGCGCGACCTCCGCAAGGCGTATCGCGGCGGCGACGGCGGCACCATCGAGGTGCTCCGCGGGATCGACTTCGCGGTCGAGACCGGCGAATTCGTGGCGGTCACCGGGGAGAGCGGATCGGGCAAGAGCACCCTGCTGCACCTCCTGGGCGCGCTGGACCTGCCCACCTCGGGCCAGGTGCGGCTGGGCGGCACCGCCTATGACGAGTTCGATCCCAGCGGGCTGGCGGAGCTGCGAAACCGGCGGATCGGGTTTGTCTTCCAGTTTCATCACCTGCTGCGGGACTTTACCGCCGAGGAGAACGTCGCCCTCCCGCTGCAGATCGCCGGCTCCCCGCCGTCCCGCGCGCTGGCACGGGCCAGAGACCTGCTCGGGTCGGTGGGTCTGGGCGCCCGGAGCCGCCACCTGCCGGCCCAGCTGTCCGGAGGCGAGCAGCAGCGGGCGGCGGTGGCGCGCGCGCTGGCGGTGCAGCCGGCGTTGCTGCTGGCCGACGAGCCGTCGGGAAATCTCGACGAGCAGAACGCGGAGCAGCTGCACGCCCTCTTCTCGGGGCTGGCACGGCAGTTCCAGACGGCGATGGTGATCGTCACTCACAATCGGTCACTGGCGGGGCGTGCCGACCGGGTCCTGACTCTCTCCGAGGGCGTGCTCGCGCCGGCCCTGGGGTACGGGGCCGAGGTGCTTCCCGGATGA
- a CDS encoding protein arginine kinase gives MIDLSLLPDGGMSWLEASGPGSHLVVSTRIRLARNLRSHRFATRSDAPERETILAEVEQAAAMTEGLRRAVRFRVDRLDLQDRQLLHERHLVSRELAAPEAAVRLRPAGGLLVQDQASVMINEEDHLRIQALRSGFALEAAWGLVATLDAELGQRLAFAFHPEFGYLTSCPTNVGTGLRASVLVHLPGLVLTKEINKILQALTQVGLTFRGLYGEGSEVVGNLFQLSNQTTLGKSELELLDHLGKLVRQVMEHEERARQILLRDATAILEDKVWRAYGLLRYARTLSFEETMNLLSGVRLGVGLGLIPNVGMYALNKLLVFTQPAHLAAAQGRALTDDEVPVRRAAYVRQVLEEEVGRRGPSAQAPPTPR, from the coding sequence ATGATCGACCTCAGCCTCCTCCCCGACGGCGGGATGTCCTGGCTCGAGGCCAGCGGTCCGGGAAGCCACCTGGTGGTGTCCACCCGGATCCGGCTGGCCCGGAATCTCCGCAGCCATCGCTTCGCCACTCGGAGCGACGCCCCGGAGCGGGAGACCATCCTCGCGGAAGTCGAGCAGGCCGCCGCCATGACCGAGGGGCTCCGTCGGGCGGTCCGGTTCCGGGTGGACCGGCTCGATCTGCAGGACCGCCAGCTGCTCCACGAACGGCACCTGGTGAGCCGGGAGCTGGCGGCTCCGGAGGCGGCCGTCAGGCTCCGCCCGGCCGGCGGATTGCTGGTCCAGGATCAGGCCAGCGTCATGATCAACGAGGAGGACCACCTCCGGATCCAGGCGCTCCGTTCCGGCTTCGCTTTGGAGGCCGCCTGGGGCTTGGTTGCGACGCTGGACGCCGAACTGGGGCAACGACTTGCCTTCGCATTTCACCCTGAGTTCGGTTACCTTACGAGTTGCCCGACCAACGTCGGAACCGGGCTCCGGGCTTCGGTTTTGGTGCACCTCCCTGGGCTCGTTTTGACCAAGGAAATCAACAAGATTCTCCAGGCCCTAACCCAGGTCGGGCTGACCTTCCGGGGGCTGTACGGCGAAGGCAGCGAGGTGGTGGGCAACCTCTTCCAGCTGTCGAACCAGACGACCCTCGGCAAGTCGGAGCTGGAACTGCTGGACCACCTCGGTAAGCTGGTCCGGCAGGTGATGGAACACGAGGAGCGCGCGCGCCAGATTCTCCTGCGCGACGCGACGGCCATCCTCGAAGACAAGGTCTGGCGGGCGTATGGGCTCCTCCGGTACGCGCGCACCTTGTCGTTCGAGGAGACGATGAACCTTCTGAGCGGGGTCCGGCTGGGTGTGGGGCTCGGGCTCATCCCGAACGTCGGTATGTATGCGCTGAACAAGCTGCTGGTCTTCACCCAGCCCGCGCATCTCGCCGCCGCCCAGGGGCGGGCTCTCACCGATGACGAAGTGCCGGTGCGTCGCGCAGCATATGTCCGGCAGGTGCTGGAGGAGGAAGTGGGGCGTCGCGGGCCATCCGCACAGGCGCCTCCGACCCCGAGGTGA